The Armigeres subalbatus isolate Guangzhou_Male unplaced genomic scaffold, GZ_Asu_2 Contig2056, whole genome shotgun sequence nucleotide sequence cgataacagaaattggtatgatttagccttgcataagaggtaaaatataaaaaaataataccaaaaacttatatgcagaatacttgaggcataccatgcttaagtatttcaataccaaacgaataacaattggttatgcatttggtattgaaattcagcttaataactgagtttgttatggcttaagtattgtgcatattaattttgggatttttcctttggtattttacctcttatgcagggctagttcataatagagtatggtatcaataacagaattaagtattattgagccaatttctcctgctcgggaaaccattttccagcgatccttctgacgcgctttgtgatttactAAACCACAATACATTTTCCAGCAATCTTTCAGACGCGTTTTGTGGTAATACAAACCAACTTacccacttgaattcaactcatcTTTTGAAATTAGCGTCAGGACCCAAAAAATGACccggcaggatcgccaaaatgtgtggccccaaatggccggtgCGAAATACGATGACAgtagctctccgtgggtgcgtgtgcatgCCACGGAGATCTGGCGAgtagagtcatggcttgctgttcACCGATTGACACCCTGAGGTGTTAATGTTTCGAATTAAACGGAACTTCAGTGCTGCTTTTAGGAAGGCAGCTGTCTTTCCCCTTGGAAAATATTTCCTGGCACGAGGCGCTTCTGCGCATGTCCGTGGAAAATCGACCAAGAAAATTTTCCTGTCATTTAACTACCATGTAAAGGATAATCGCTGCATTGTTTACAATATCCTTTGTGGTTTCCTGTAAAAAGTTGAATCCCGATCTCAAAGTCCGTAAAGCTGACTTCATCTCCGCCAGTGATCACGGAAGGCTCTATTTCCTCTTCCAGCGGTGACAGCAAACGCCGCGTCCACTACCATTACTATCGCAAGATGAATTCGATGACGAATCATGCGGACTTCATGGAGCTGGGCACGATTCACCAGCACCAGTCCACCTGCAAACAGCACTGCTTCGTATTCACCGAGATAGCAGATATCGATCTACCGCCCGAGATCACAAAGTACCCGGAGAAGATAAAAAATGGCAGTATTCACTCGTACAAGAAGGACAGCATGTCACCACCGCCCCCGAAGGTACCCAAAAGCAGACGGTCGAGGAAAATAATTGCAGTGGTTTCGGCGCTGTTGGTGTGCATAGCATTGGCAGCTGGTATCCCGCTGGGACTTCAGCTCCGATCGTCATCGTTGTTGGAAGCTCGATTGGCTTTTATTAGGCGCCTGTTGGCGGAATCTCCGCTGGTCGAGGGCTATTGGGCCCCTCAGATGGGTGCAAATTTCAGCAAAAGCTACGCCGAAGTTAAGAACAGCATGGTTGGAGCGCTGCTGTGGCCTATCTCAGTTCCGTGTGCCGCGCAATATCTGGACGCGGTGCAACTCACACTGGAAGGAATAGACGATGCGCGAAGAATGGTGAAAAAGAATGCGGATATGATGATTGTGGAAAGTGCTGATGCGATGGAGCAGGCACACACCGATGGGAAGCTGGCGATTCTGTTCGGTTTGGAAGGCGGCCATACGTTGGGTTCCAGTTTGGCTGTTCTGCGGTCCATGTATTCGCTGGGGGCCAGGTTCGTGTCGTTAACTGGGCTGGGTTGCACCACTCCGTGGGCAAGTTCCTCCATCAGGACGGACTTTTTCGACGAGaatcttccttctactttgaCGAATTTTGGAGAGGTTGGTCgtttttgttggaattttatGGAATTCAATTTAGACTATCTTCGTGTTTGCAGATCGTTATCCAGGAGATGAATCGCCTCGGTATGCTAGTTGAAATATCACGACTTTCCGAACCGGCAATGATGGTAGCTTTGAATGTTGCCAAAGCCCCTCTGTTACTGTCGAATGCTCTTCCCTCCGCGATGGCTTGTAATGGATCAAATGCAGCTGTTCCAGATCACATAATGAGGTAACGATTTTAGTGAATATACGTTGTGCTTTTCTCGgcacaaaaatattttttttaaatgaggtCCGGAGACCGATAGTgtcatataccaatcgactcagttcggcgaattgaggttttttttttaaacaattctgcTGAAACTTCTTGCAGTGCTCTTTCGCAAAACGGAGGCGTCATCATGTTAAATGTGGAACGATGTGGGGATAAACCCATGAATCTGAAAGATGCAATCGTTGCCATCAACTACGTTCGTGCCATTGCCGGAGTCGACCACTTGGGACTTAGTGGTTCCCCGAAGAACTACCCTCTGCTGCTGGCTGAGTTGGCAAGGGATCGGTTGTGGGGATCAGCGGCAATCAAAAAACTAGTTGGAGGCAACATCGTTCGTGTGCTGAGAGAGGCATGCTTATGAGTTCTTAAAGTGTTAACAACAATTCACTGCTATGATTTATTTCAGGTTGAAGTTAATAAAAATCGCCTACCTCTATCGGAAGACTGGATACCACTTGAGGCGGTGGAAGGAAATGCATACTGTCGCTATCCGGAAACATAAATTCAATCGCATTTTTACGCATTCATTTCTACTGAATGAAATTGTTTTACGACGAAGTATTAGAATTAATCTTCCAACGAAATAACGTAATTAGAGCAATGTGGAAGTTGTTCCAAAAGAGAGATCTATTTaacttgacaaaaaaaaactagatttgAATGCAGAAGagaagaaaatatttgaattgagAAAACTATTTAGTAATCAGtaatttgaatcaaacataaaaTTGTCAACACTGAAACAGAACAAAAGAGCGCATATCAACATCGgttctaataaattttcatcgCAATTGACCTTTCCAATTGACAAATTTGAATGACCCTTTCGCTTGATTGACTCAGTCAAATTTAATGTTTAATGGAAAAGGACAATTGTTCCGCACAAAATAGCACAGATTTCGGGAGTCAAAATTGTCCCCAATACTTTCACTAACTCCTAGCCAAGCGTTGTCCAGACCCAAATATATATCGTGTAGTTAATAAATGCTTATGTAGGGGAAATAACTAATATTTGAGTGAAGTGTGATGTCTACTGAATGCACGCACAATGACCTTCAACCCATTTAATGTTAGAGTGACTATATGTAAAATTCTGTTATAAAAGTATGTATTTATGAATAAATATTAACTTGAACAAGCTGGGTTGCGCATAATCCCTACGAGTCAGAAACTTCGAATCTGTTTTTACCTTTTCCATGAAACATGTTCAAATATATGGTGGACTGAGTCGATGTTTCAAGATTCGATTTCGAATCATGGAAGCAAACGTACcatattaaaatatttattgtgtTGTTTAGTCCCTTCGAGCGgttttccaagaattttctgtgtGCATATTGATATTTGAGCATTTTACGCGAGTCGATggccccttcaatatcgactcatgggaGGTTGGCGCTGGTTCAAAAATCGTTAGCTGCGGCgttcaaattttcgattttttttcgggaaaatcttttttattttcgtaaggaaaatctgaatttttgaaagaaaaagaaattctCATATTCCCACGACAAAcgacaagttttttttaaattagcgTGAGCTATTTAGAGCCACTACATTTCGCTCCGGAGATTTGGGATCACACATTTTGGCAATCcggcctgtttttttttttattgaattgtgtACCATGATACACAATTATTCTTTAGCTGATTTTATAAGGCGAGTTGTAAAGTTTAAAAAGTTTAAATACTTAATATGTGAAGAATAAAATATTGTGCTGTTTCTTAGTTGAGTGCTAGCGGGATTAGCAGTATGATCCTTAGATGGTGTTGGTGTCTTCAGTCTCCGGGCGCTGATGCACTAGTGTTAACCCGAGCTTCAGGGGTAGAAGAGAAAAATATAactgtaaaatgtcattcaaaagGTTTGCTATTAATAAAACACACGTGCAAGTTATACTTCTAGTTGTTCCGTATTTTCTTCTCGATTCCGACGCTAATTCGTTGTGCCACTCTGCTTAACCTGTTCCCTGGTTCCTACAGGTTATGGTCCCAGAGGTGGATCGAGAGAAACGTAGTTTTTTTTCGCGGTTTAAAGTGAGTTTTTTCGTCGTTCGGTGCGGTCGCCTGTATCGGTAGTTTTAGTGCGTGTTGTTCGTCGCGGTGTCTGATTGTTGGAGCGAAATGGCGGATGCGGGGAAGTCAAGCTCAACAATAACAATTATGCGACGTGGAAGTTCGAGGTTGAGATGCTTCTGACGAGAGAAGATCTCTGGCACGTTATCGACGAGGTGAAGCCCGAGCCGGAAACCGTTTCCTGGCGAAAATCCGACCGAAAGGCACGAGCAACAATTGCTCTCTGCGTGGAACCGAGCCAGTACACACTTATTCAGAATTGTGTTTCGGCTCGCGACGTATGGGATGCGCTAAAAGGGTACCACGAGAAGTCGACGACCACGTCGCAATTGTCGCTGTTGATCAAACTGTGTGATGCAAAGCTCCAGGAGGGTGGTAATGCCGAAAATCATTTGCTCGAAATGGATACGTTATTCGGACGTCTGCAGAATGTAGGGCTTACTCTAGACGAGAAACTGAAGGTTGCTATGGTGTTGCGCAGTATGCCGGAGTCATATCACTTTCTGGCATCGGCACTGGAAGCACGGCCGGATGCCGATATAACGATGCAGCTCGTTAAGTCGAAgcttttggatgaatttcacAAGCGGTGTGAAAGGGACAACAAAGGAGCTGGTGGCGAGCAGGTGCTCAAGGCGCTGAATTcaaacaaaatatgttttttctgcaAGCAGTCTGGCCACTTCAAGAAGGATTGTTACAAGTGGCGTGCTATGAAGTCGTCGCAGGATGGAGCAGCATCTTCCGGAAACGGTAAACAAGGTCGGCGAAATAAGTTCAAGGCCAAGCAAGCGGTAAATACCGAAAGGGAACCGGTGAGTTTTATCGCGCAGGAGGAGAGTTATGTCAGCTGTTCGTCGAGGAAGAAAGGCAATTCGTGGACTGTGGATAGCGGTGCGTCGTGCCATATGGCAAACAGTGATGCATTTTTTGATACTCTGGACGGGTCTAATTGCGTTCAGGTTACAATGGCCAATGGAAATCACACAAAATCTGGAGGTCACGGTAGCGGAACCGTCAAGTGTTTGGATGGTGCTGGCAAACCGGTGGATGTTCGTCTAAACAACGTTTTGTACGTACCAGATCTCGATAGTGGACTCATTTCGGTGAGCAAAATTGCGGATAATGGCTATAAGGTACTCTTCAAGAAAGATGCAGTTGAAATTATTGACAAGTCGGAGCAGGTTGTAGCGGTAGGTGAGCGCAATGGTGGGCTTTATGTGCTGAAGGGTCAGGAATGTGCAGCGGTGTCAAATGCATGCCATTGCCAGCAAACATGGCACAGAAGGTTTGGCCATCGTGATCCAGCAGTGATTGATCGCATTTCGAAGGAGCAATTGGCCACGGGAATGAAGTTGGTGAACTGCGGAAAGAATATCGCCTGTGACTGCTGCCTGGAGGGAAAGTTTTCTCGCCCGCCGTTTCCCAAGAAGGCCGATCGAAAGACTACGGAACCTTTGCAGCTCATTCACACGGATTTGTGTGGGCCAATGGCTAATGTCACTCCGGGAGGCAACCGATATTTCATGGTACTAATTGATGACTTTAGTCGGTACCTGGTTTTGTACCTGTTGAAGGACAAAGGAGAAGCAAAGGACTGCATCAGAAGTTTTGTGAAACTGGTCGAAACTCAGTTTGGGCGTAAGCCGCAGGCGATTCGATCCGATCGAGGAGCGGAATTCGTCAATAAAGAGCTCAAGCAATTTTATCGCGACGAAGGTATTCGGATGGAGCTGACAGCTGGTTACGCCCCTCAGCAAAATGGTGTTGCTGAACGCCGGAATAGATACCTTCAGGAGATGGCGGTGTGTATGCTCCTAGACGCCAAACTAGAAAAGCGGTACTGGGGCGAGGCAATTGCTGCGGCCGGGTACATACAAAACCGACTACCTTCGAGATCGGTTGGAAAGAAGATGGACAAGCGGGCGCAGAAACTAACTTTCATCGGATATGAATGCGGGTCAAAGGCGTACAGGTTCCTGGATAGGAAAACCGGAAAAGTTCTCATCAGCCGAGACGCCAGATTTCTAGAACTTGGCGCAGAAGTTCAGGAAGCGGATGAAGACGGAGTTCCATTGTTTCCGAACGGATCACTACAGTTGCAGACTAACAACAATGACgacaaggaagaagaagaatcagtGATTGATAGCGACGAAGATCAGTTCGTCGGGTTTTCTGATGTAGAGGAGTCTGAGAGTGAAGAAAGTGATGACAATATGAGTGCAAGAAGATTGAAACGCAGTACAGCGGGTGTTCTACCGAAAAAACTTGAAGATTTTGTCGTGGGCGTAGCGAAAGTAGAGGAGCGTGATCCGAGAAATTACCGGGAAGCGGTTTCGAGTAATAATAAGAAGGAGTGGTTAAAAGCTATGAACTCTGAATATGGATCGCTTATGTCGAATGATACATGGACGCTCGTTCCTCTGCCCAAAGGGCGTCGCGCAATCGGGTCAAAGtgggtttacaaacaaaaaaagGACTCAAGTGGACAGACAGTTAGATTTAAGGCGCGCCTGGTTGCTCAGGGCTATGCGCAGCGGTACGGCGAAGACTACAGTGAAGTGCACGCACCTGTTGCACTGCAGCAAACATTCAGGGTGTTACTGACTGTTGCCGGACATAAGAACCTTCTTGTGCGACACGTGGACGTGAAGAATGCATATTTGAACGGCATGCTGCAAGAAGAAATCTTTATGCGCCAACCACCGGGGTTTTCGGTGCCGGAGAAGGAAGACTTGGTGTGTAAACTTAACCGCAGTATTTACGGACTAAAGCAGGCCGCCAGGATTTGGAACGCTACCATCAAGGAAGTGCTGATCGGTCTAGGCTTCAAGCAGTCCGATGCTGATGCTTGCCTGTTCAGTATGCAGCTGCCGAACGGTGAGTgggtttatattttaatttatgTGGACGATATGATCCTGGTGTGCCGGGATGGGCACATCATCGAAGCGGTGGAGAAAGCGCTACGGAAGCATTTTGAGATTACTTCGCTTGGAGAGATAAAACAGTTTCTCGGTATTACGGTCTCGAAAGACAGGAACGGTATGTACATGCTAAATCAAAAATGTTTAATTCGAGAAGTTGCCGATCGTTTTGGACTAACGAACGCAAAGCCGTCAAAGTATCCGGTGGATCCTGGTTACTTCCGTCTGGATGGCGGAGAGAAGCTTCCCGACAATACGCACTATCATAAGTTAGTTGGTGCACTACTTTACATTTCAACCATCACAAGACCGGATGTGTCAGCAGCAATTTCCATTCTGAGCCGGAAAACCAATTGTCCAACTCAGAGGGATTGGTTGGAGCTTAACGGACGAAGAATCTAGAATTAGTCGGATACAGCAATGCCGACTGGGCCGGAGACACAAGCGACCGAAAGTCCACTAGCGGTTTCGTGTTCCAGATTGGCGAAGCGATCGTAAGTTGGGCTAGTCGAAAGCAAGCGTGCGTGGCAACGTCAACTATGGAAGCCGAATACGTAGCATTGTCCGAAGCAGCTCAGGAGGCTACCTGGTTGCGCAGATTATTGGCAGAACTAGGCTACGAACAAAGAGGACCAACGACTCTTAATGAGGATAATCGCGGCTGCATTGACTTTGTCTCGCTGGAAAGGCAGAACAAAAGAAGCAAACACATCGATACCAAGTTTTACCATGCTCGTCGTGATGTTATTGAATTGGAGTATTGTCCTACGGAGCTGATGATCGCCGATGTGTTCACTAAGCCGCTGGGCGCTATTAAGATGCAGTCGTTCGCGGAGAAACTAGGATTGTGTCCGAAGCGCTCATCGAGCAGCAAGTGATCAGCGAGGAGGAGTGTTGGTGTCTTCAGTCTCCGGGCGCTGATGCACTAGTGCTAACCCGAGCTTCAGGGGTAGAAGAGAAAAATATAactgtaaaatgtcattcaaaagGTTTGCTATTAATAAAACACACGTGCAAGTTATACTTCTAGTTGTTCCGTATTTTCTTCTCGATTCCGACGCTAATTCGTTGTGCCACTCTGCTTAACCTGTTCCCTGGTTCCTACAGATGGGaataaccatttttttttcaaataatagaggatgaccaatggaccgccatcaaaaACGA carries:
- the LOC134203690 gene encoding dipeptidase 2-like; this translates as MNSMTNHADFMELGTIHQHQSTCKQHCFVFTEIADIDLPPEITKYPEKIKNGSIHSYKKDSMSPPPPKVPKSRRSRKIIAVVSALLVCIALAAGIPLGLQLRSSSLLEARLAFIRRLLAESPLVEGYWAPQMGANFSKSYAEVKNSMVGALLWPISVPCAAQYLDAVQLTLEGIDDARRMVKKNADMMIVESADAMEQAHTDGKLAILFGLEGGHTLGSSLAVLRSMYSLGARFVSLTGLGCTTPWASSSIRTDFFDENLPSTLTNFGEIVIQEMNRLGMLVEISRLSEPAMMVALNVAKAPLLLSNALPSAMACNGSNAAVPDHIMSALSQNGGVIMLNVERCGDKPMNLKDAIVAINYVRAIAGVDHLGLSGSPKNYPLLLAELARDRLWGSAAIKKLVGGNIVRVLREVEVNKNRLPLSEDWIPLEAVEGNAYCRYPET